In the genome of Myxococcus stipitatus, one region contains:
- a CDS encoding VOC family protein: MKLNHIDLQVPDVQRTAAFFERYFGFEHASNRASPAIAILNDGEGLVLVLQRLKHPEEKYPEGFHVGFLVDDVETVLAFHARALADGLEVSEVIRNNRGTMVYCQAPGAVLVEVNARPSRARDSVGVGRVD; this comes from the coding sequence ATGAAGCTGAATCACATCGACTTGCAGGTCCCCGACGTGCAGCGCACCGCGGCGTTCTTCGAGCGCTACTTCGGGTTCGAGCACGCGAGCAATCGCGCCTCGCCGGCCATCGCCATCCTGAACGATGGGGAGGGGCTGGTGCTGGTGCTGCAGCGGCTCAAGCACCCGGAGGAGAAGTACCCGGAGGGCTTCCACGTGGGCTTCCTGGTGGACGACGTGGAGACGGTGCTGGCGTTCCACGCGAGGGCCCTGGCCGACGGGCTGGAGGTCTCCGAGGTGATTCGGAACAACCGGGGGACGATGGTGTACTGCCAGGCGCCGGGGGCGGTGCTGGTGGAGGTGAACGCGCGGCCTTCGCGCGCCAGGGATTCGGTGGGGGTGGGACGAGTCGACTAA
- a CDS encoding CapA family protein yields the protein MLSPSLLLVPLLFATAPHPVELVFGGDVIPHGEVKEVARLHARTGAVPPEGGVAPSLNNEGWDHIFGPIADVLRTADVGVLNLETPVTDNKKAVTRELLFNAPSAMARALAASGVKVVSTGNNHARDQLPAGLVETLRHLDAAGIRHTGTGATKEAAWEPVFVEARGMKVGFLSFTRWLNGFSNPKDGAAPHVAFVPYPVHRFHRGLTTEEVVEKVREVAGRCDALVVLVHWGTEYSDTPHPDDRKLGRELLEAGALAVVGHHPHVLQPLEGYSTADGRRGLIAYSLGNLVANQDRFYSHAEKGKGKAGDKRDSMLLRVTLLRPAPGGRVMLGDVAVLPVWIENNAVGRKRKEARNIQPVLIDREVEAVTERLAALAAREGGLDKEGKAERGALERRLAGSQLRRERILRMLPTGFVVASSELRQRVPGAGAALGSGVAAQAAP from the coding sequence GTGCTTTCGCCCTCGCTGTTGCTCGTTCCCCTGCTGTTCGCCACGGCCCCTCATCCCGTCGAGCTGGTGTTCGGCGGGGATGTGATTCCGCACGGTGAGGTGAAGGAGGTCGCGCGGCTGCATGCGCGCACGGGGGCGGTGCCGCCCGAGGGTGGGGTGGCGCCGTCGCTGAACAACGAGGGGTGGGACCACATCTTCGGGCCCATCGCGGACGTGCTGCGCACGGCGGACGTGGGGGTGTTGAACCTGGAGACGCCCGTCACGGACAACAAGAAGGCGGTGACGCGGGAGCTGTTGTTCAACGCGCCGTCGGCGATGGCGCGTGCGTTGGCGGCGTCAGGGGTGAAGGTGGTGTCGACGGGGAACAACCACGCGAGGGACCAGCTCCCGGCGGGGTTGGTGGAGACGCTGCGGCACCTGGATGCGGCGGGCATCCGTCACACGGGGACGGGGGCGACGAAGGAGGCGGCGTGGGAGCCGGTGTTCGTGGAGGCGCGGGGGATGAAGGTGGGGTTTTTGTCCTTCACGCGGTGGCTGAATGGGTTCAGCAATCCGAAGGATGGGGCGGCGCCGCACGTGGCGTTCGTGCCGTATCCGGTGCACCGGTTCCACCGCGGGCTGACGACGGAGGAGGTCGTGGAGAAGGTCCGCGAGGTGGCGGGGAGGTGTGATGCGTTGGTGGTGTTGGTGCATTGGGGGACGGAGTACAGCGACACGCCGCACCCGGATGACCGGAAGTTGGGGCGGGAGTTGTTGGAGGCGGGGGCGTTGGCGGTGGTGGGGCATCACCCGCATGTGTTGCAGCCGCTGGAGGGGTACAGCACGGCGGATGGGCGGCGGGGGTTGATTGCGTATTCGCTGGGGAACCTGGTGGCGAACCAGGACCGGTTCTACAGCCATGCGGAGAAGGGGAAGGGGAAGGCGGGGGACAAGCGGGATTCGATGTTGTTGAGGGTGACGCTGTTGCGGCCGGCGCCAGGGGGGCGGGTGATGTTGGGGGATGTGGCGGTGTTGCCGGTGTGGATTGAGAACAACGCGGTGGGGCGGAAGCGGAAGGAGGCGCGGAACATCCAGCCGGTGTTGATTGACCGGGAGGTGGAGGCGGTGACGGAGCGCCTGGCGGCGCTGGCGGCTCGGGAGGGGGGGCTGGACAAGGAGGGGAAGGCGGAGCGGGGGGCGTTGGAGCGGCGGCTGGCGGGCTCCCAGCTGCGGCGGGAGCGGATTCTGAGGATGTTGCCGACGGGGTTCGTGGTGGCTTCGTCGGAGCTGCGGCAGCGGGTGCCGGGGGCTGGGGCGGCGCTGGGGAGTGGGGTGGCGGCCCAGGCGGCTCCGTGA
- a CDS encoding EGF domain-containing protein yields the protein MAPDPYADEVVQGGIILVGSPESAIGPPDGNTANFLGLLGGSLLLDMGAGEEGNGPLRIYYRGLSLAVVAEVEFLRADMGVITATQVSLIDLGLGIHSAMVPYHRGVPYRYVRLRSALLSLYQVDAIEATSLANSAVCGDGQVGTGEQCDDANRAAGDGCSPLCVIEPGYQCQGQPSQCVDVNECTNGTAQCSPNAYCTNTPGSYTCTCRPGYWGDGRTCTDIDECSNGTANCPPGTQCVNTPGSYQCSPVSCPPPTTRCGQVCVDTSCDANNCGGCGNVCGPGRTCTQGVCTGGGGGGHGKLQITAMWGRDGDADLVVRTPTGKFIYYDNRGPGPSTDYGELDQDASSGLGPENIIWREGYIPPTGVYDICLKAANFSPPPSAASPLSYTVTVKRFSLPDRVFTGVITCPDVGAECHPNHPAYIGSVGYPNALEE from the coding sequence ATGGCCCCTGACCCGTACGCGGACGAAGTGGTGCAGGGAGGCATCATCCTGGTGGGCAGCCCGGAGAGCGCGATTGGCCCTCCGGATGGGAACACGGCCAACTTCCTGGGACTCCTGGGTGGCTCGCTGCTGTTGGACATGGGTGCTGGAGAAGAAGGCAACGGCCCCCTGCGCATCTACTACCGGGGCCTGTCCCTGGCGGTGGTGGCGGAGGTGGAGTTCCTGCGCGCGGACATGGGTGTCATCACCGCGACGCAGGTGAGCCTCATCGACCTGGGTCTGGGGATTCACTCCGCGATGGTTCCCTACCACCGCGGCGTCCCGTACCGGTACGTGCGGCTGCGCAGCGCGCTGCTCTCGCTCTACCAGGTGGATGCCATCGAGGCGACCAGCCTGGCGAACTCGGCCGTCTGCGGCGACGGCCAGGTGGGCACGGGTGAGCAGTGCGACGACGCCAACCGCGCGGCCGGTGACGGATGCAGTCCATTATGCGTCATTGAGCCTGGCTATCAATGCCAGGGCCAGCCCAGCCAGTGTGTGGATGTGAATGAGTGCACCAACGGCACGGCGCAGTGTTCGCCGAACGCCTACTGCACGAACACCCCCGGGAGCTACACCTGCACCTGCAGGCCCGGGTACTGGGGCGATGGGCGGACGTGTACGGACATCGACGAGTGCTCGAACGGGACGGCGAACTGTCCTCCGGGGACGCAGTGTGTGAATACGCCGGGGAGCTACCAGTGCTCGCCGGTGAGCTGCCCCCCGCCCACGACCCGGTGTGGCCAGGTCTGTGTGGACACGTCTTGTGACGCGAACAACTGCGGTGGCTGTGGCAATGTCTGTGGTCCGGGCCGGACGTGTACGCAAGGCGTGTGCACGGGCGGCGGCGGTGGGGGCCACGGGAAGCTGCAGATCACGGCGATGTGGGGCCGCGATGGAGACGCGGACCTGGTGGTCCGCACTCCGACGGGGAAGTTCATCTACTACGACAATCGTGGGCCGGGGCCGAGCACCGACTACGGCGAGCTGGACCAGGATGCGTCGAGTGGGTTGGGGCCGGAGAACATCATCTGGCGGGAGGGCTACATCCCGCCGACGGGTGTGTATGACATCTGCCTCAAGGCGGCGAACTTCTCGCCTCCTCCGAGCGCGGCGAGCCCGCTGAGCTACACGGTGACGGTGAAGCGCTTCAGCTTACCAGACCGTGTCTTCACGGGTGTCATCACCTGCCCGGATGTCGGGGCGGAGTGTCACCCGAATCATCCCGCGTACATCGGGTCGGTGGGCTACCCGAACGCGCTGGAGGAGTAG